From Nocardioides daedukensis, the proteins below share one genomic window:
- a CDS encoding YbaB/EbfC family nucleoid-associated protein: protein MTQNPFGGDSSDSGMGGFDMNALLQQAQQMQEQLVNAQNELAQTEVEGTVAGGSVTVKLSGTGDLLDVNIKAGGFDGSNADDLSDLGDMVVAAWRDAKARADALASEKLGPLAGGGLGGAPGGGDSLPGLGF from the coding sequence ATGACCCAGAACCCCTTCGGCGGCGACTCATCTGACTCCGGCATGGGTGGCTTCGACATGAACGCCCTGCTCCAGCAGGCGCAGCAGATGCAGGAGCAGCTCGTCAACGCGCAGAACGAGCTCGCCCAGACGGAGGTGGAGGGCACCGTCGCCGGCGGTTCTGTCACCGTGAAGCTGTCCGGCACCGGCGACCTGCTCGACGTCAACATCAAGGCCGGAGGCTTCGACGGCAGCAACGCCGATGACCTCTCCGACCTCGGCGACATGGTCGTGGCCGCGTGGCGCGACGCGAAGGCTCGCGCCGACGCGCTGGCTTCGGAGAAGCTCGGTCCGCTGGCCGGCGGCGGCCTCGGCGGCGCGCCCGGTGGCGGCGACTCGCTGCCCGGTCTGGGGTTCTGA
- a CDS encoding DNA polymerase III subunit gamma and tau → MDAPLALYRRYRPETFAEVIGQDHVTEPLRAALANNRVNHAYLFSGPRGCGKTTSARILARALNCERAPIADPCGECDSCRDLARGGPGSIDVIEIDAASHGGVDDARDLREKAFFAPVKSRYKVYIIDEAHMVSPQGFNALLKLVEEPPPHLRFIFATTEPEKVIPTIRSRTHHYPFRLIPPRLLSSYLGELCEKEGVSIEPAALPLVVRAGGGSARDTMSVLDQLLGGAGPAGVTHQLATGLLGYTPDSLLDEVVDAFAAGDGGSVFGVVDKVIETGQDPRRFTEDLLRRLRDLVIIGAVPDASATGLIDVPEDMAERLTAQAARYGVPGLSRAADLFATGLTEMRGATAPRLLLELICARVLLPGADDSKEGLMARLDRLERRLDVTGGAPAPGPARSGGHLAESPSALAGSTAPAAAPASPQAAAPASPPVAAPASPAPSPAAPSQAAAPASPATAPAASTDTRPPTEDRPTPEPRPVDSQPGSAAVDPAESSSPSEPTRTSGADGGSPSAADQAGAPGSWNQPRDQRAADVPPRAPHGQPVSQGNQAPTGGLSLADVRRLWPDIVEATKMKRRVTWIHLTQNAQVVAVDAKTLTLGFQNAGARESFANGGSAEIVRQAAIDVVGTDWKVDAIVDPGAAPGAGAAAPTASRPVEQVPQVQRSAEGQQQPDPSAARPQDGGPGAGGMAESQGPAPWGAEPAQESAQSAPNEPPPWATDEAAPAQSPPAQSAPGQSPPDQPVVRTNETVSLSAMSAAREAISSTRTGPIETARNSGGSADDEVDRNDPAIEDSGMSGTELLQRTLGAQIIEEIKHD, encoded by the coding sequence GTGGATGCACCCCTCGCCCTCTATCGCCGCTACCGGCCCGAGACGTTCGCCGAGGTCATCGGCCAGGATCACGTCACCGAGCCCCTGCGCGCAGCCTTGGCCAACAACAGGGTCAACCACGCCTACCTGTTCTCCGGGCCCCGCGGTTGTGGCAAGACCACCTCGGCCCGGATCCTGGCTCGCGCGCTGAACTGCGAACGCGCCCCGATCGCGGACCCGTGCGGCGAGTGCGACTCGTGTCGCGACCTGGCCCGCGGAGGTCCCGGGTCGATCGACGTGATCGAGATCGACGCCGCTTCGCACGGTGGTGTCGACGATGCGCGTGACCTGCGCGAGAAGGCGTTCTTCGCCCCGGTGAAGAGCCGTTACAAGGTCTACATCATCGACGAGGCCCACATGGTCTCTCCGCAGGGCTTCAACGCCCTGCTGAAGCTGGTCGAGGAACCGCCCCCGCACCTGCGCTTCATCTTCGCGACCACCGAGCCGGAGAAGGTCATCCCGACCATCCGCTCGCGCACCCACCACTACCCTTTCCGGTTGATCCCGCCGCGGCTGCTCTCGAGCTATCTGGGTGAGCTGTGCGAGAAGGAGGGCGTCTCGATCGAGCCGGCCGCCCTTCCCCTCGTGGTGCGGGCCGGCGGTGGCTCGGCCCGGGACACGATGTCGGTGCTCGACCAGCTCCTCGGCGGCGCCGGGCCCGCGGGCGTGACCCACCAGCTGGCCACCGGTCTGCTCGGCTACACCCCGGACTCGTTGCTCGACGAGGTCGTCGACGCGTTCGCTGCCGGTGACGGCGGTTCGGTCTTCGGCGTGGTGGACAAGGTGATCGAGACGGGGCAGGACCCACGTCGCTTCACCGAGGACCTCCTGCGTCGGCTGCGCGACCTGGTCATCATCGGCGCGGTGCCGGATGCCTCTGCGACCGGTCTGATCGATGTGCCCGAGGACATGGCCGAGCGGCTCACCGCGCAGGCCGCCCGCTATGGCGTGCCCGGCCTGAGCCGGGCCGCGGACCTGTTCGCGACCGGTCTGACCGAGATGCGCGGCGCAACCGCGCCCAGGCTGCTCCTCGAGCTGATCTGCGCGCGGGTGCTGCTGCCCGGTGCCGATGACTCCAAGGAGGGCCTGATGGCCCGCCTGGACCGTCTTGAGCGGCGCCTGGACGTGACCGGCGGCGCCCCGGCGCCGGGACCGGCGCGATCCGGAGGACACCTCGCCGAGTCCCCTTCGGCCCTGGCGGGATCGACGGCCCCGGCTGCTGCGCCCGCCTCGCCGCAGGCTGCTGCGCCTGCCTCGCCGCCGGTTGCTGCGCCCGCCTCTCCGGCGCCTTCGCCCGCGGCGCCGTCCCAAGCGGCTGCGCCCGCCTCTCCGGCGACCGCGCCTGCCGCGTCCACCGACACGCGCCCGCCCACAGAGGACCGGCCGACACCCGAGCCCCGGCCCGTCGACTCCCAGCCAGGCTCGGCTGCGGTTGACCCGGCCGAGTCCTCGAGTCCGTCCGAGCCCACTCGCACCAGCGGGGCGGACGGTGGCTCGCCCAGCGCCGCGGATCAGGCCGGCGCACCCGGCTCATGGAACCAGCCGCGCGACCAGCGGGCAGCCGATGTGCCGCCGCGGGCACCGCACGGCCAACCGGTGAGCCAGGGCAACCAGGCCCCGACAGGTGGCCTGAGCCTGGCCGACGTACGCCGCCTGTGGCCCGACATCGTCGAGGCCACCAAGATGAAGCGCCGGGTGACCTGGATCCACCTGACCCAGAACGCCCAGGTCGTCGCGGTGGACGCCAAGACGCTGACCCTGGGTTTCCAGAACGCCGGTGCCCGGGAGTCCTTCGCCAACGGTGGCAGCGCGGAGATCGTCCGCCAGGCCGCGATCGACGTGGTCGGCACCGACTGGAAGGTCGACGCCATCGTCGACCCGGGCGCCGCCCCGGGGGCAGGGGCAGCCGCCCCCACCGCGAGCCGACCCGTCGAGCAGGTCCCTCAGGTGCAGCGGTCCGCCGAGGGACAGCAACAGCCGGACCCCTCGGCCGCACGGCCGCAGGACGGCGGCCCCGGAGCAGGAGGCATGGCCGAGTCGCAGGGCCCGGCACCGTGGGGTGCGGAACCGGCCCAGGAATCGGCCCAGTCCGCTCCCAACGAGCCACCGCCCTGGGCCACGGACGAGGCCGCCCCAGCGCAGTCCCCGCCGGCCCAGTCAGCACCAGGGCAGTCCCCGCCCGACCAGCCGGTGGTGCGGACCAACGAGACTGTCTCGCTCTCGGCCATGAGCGCCGCGCGCGAGGCGATCAGCTCGACGCGGACCGGACCGATCGAGACCGCGCGCAATTCGGGCGGCTCAGCCGACGACGAGGTCGACCGGAACGATCCGGCCATCGAGGACTCCGGCATGTCGGGCACCGAGCTGCTCCAGCGCACGCTGGGCGCCCAGATCATCGAAGAAATCAAGCACGACTGA